Proteins co-encoded in one Synergistaceae bacterium genomic window:
- a CDS encoding WXG100 family type VII secretion target → MPEIQLTPQLLNSEAGKMDTHRENLTGIVNQIQTLVNELQSGWHGKAQQAFVNSFTEKKKVYDKFAEDMLTFSTFMKNYAAAMENADASATSGLNF, encoded by the coding sequence ATGCCGGAGATTCAATTAACACCTCAACTGCTGAATTCGGAAGCTGGCAAAATGGACACTCATAGAGAGAATCTGACAGGAATCGTCAATCAAATTCAAACTCTTGTTAACGAGCTTCAAAGCGGTTGGCATGGTAAAGCACAGCAAGCATTTGTCAACAGCTTTACTGAGAAGAAAAAGGTTTATGACAAATTTGCTGAGGATATGCTCACTTTTTCAACATTCATGAAGAATTATGCTGCTGCTATGGAAAATGCCGACGCTAGTGCAACATCTGGCTTGAACTTCTAG
- a CDS encoding WXG100 family type VII secretion target translates to MAADILLTPENLESEATKLLGQKSSLDSMFQQIANLIAGLIEHWHGETQQAFTDSFNQKRTVFDKFSQDMESFAKFMQKYAGDMRELEQGNKGIASKLGA, encoded by the coding sequence ATGGCAGCTGATATTCTCTTAACGCCTGAAAATTTAGAGTCTGAAGCAACAAAGCTTTTAGGTCAGAAATCGAGTCTTGACAGCATGTTTCAACAAATCGCTAATCTTATAGCAGGCTTGATTGAGCACTGGCACGGTGAAACGCAGCAGGCTTTCACTGATAGCTTCAATCAGAAGAGAACTGTATTCGATAAGTTTTCGCAGGATATGGAGAGCTTTGCAAAGTTTATGCAGAAATATGCCGGTGATATGAGAGAGCTTGAACAGGGCAATAAGGGCATCGCCAGCAAATTAGGCGCGTAA